One genomic segment of Paenibacillus xylanexedens includes these proteins:
- a CDS encoding alpha/beta fold hydrolase: MFNPTDFPKPTLISVNSVELEVFEAGRENAGKPIVLCHGWPEHAYSWRHQMDALAAAGYHVIVPNQRGYGNSSRPTEVTDYDIEHLSGDLIALLDHYGYEDATFVGHDWGAFVVWGLTLLHPNRVNKVINLSLPYQERGEKPWIEFMEEILGGDFYFVHFNRQPGVADAVFEDNTYRFLRNLYRKNEPLRAPEPGMALINLARAETPLGEPVLSESELAVYVSAFETSGFTGSINWYRNLDRNWRLLAKVNPIIQQPTLMIYGDRDVVAKSENLTKFVPNVEVVNLDCGHWIQEENPEETNQAILKWLEQWEM, translated from the coding sequence ATGTTTAATCCAACCGATTTTCCCAAGCCCACCCTTATTTCAGTCAACAGTGTGGAACTCGAAGTGTTTGAAGCAGGCCGAGAAAACGCTGGAAAACCTATTGTACTCTGCCACGGCTGGCCAGAGCATGCCTATTCTTGGCGCCATCAGATGGACGCACTTGCCGCAGCAGGCTACCATGTCATCGTCCCCAACCAGAGGGGTTACGGCAACTCATCCCGTCCAACCGAAGTGACAGACTATGACATTGAACACTTGTCGGGTGATCTCATCGCGCTTCTCGATCACTATGGATACGAGGATGCTACCTTTGTCGGTCATGACTGGGGTGCATTCGTCGTTTGGGGACTGACCTTGTTGCATCCAAACCGCGTCAATAAAGTGATAAATCTGAGCTTGCCTTATCAAGAGCGCGGAGAAAAACCCTGGATCGAGTTCATGGAAGAAATACTTGGCGGCGATTTCTATTTCGTCCACTTCAATCGACAGCCAGGCGTCGCGGACGCCGTATTCGAAGACAATACATACAGGTTCCTTCGCAACCTTTACCGGAAGAACGAGCCTCTCAGAGCACCTGAGCCAGGTATGGCGTTGATCAATCTCGCCAGAGCAGAAACACCGCTCGGTGAGCCCGTATTGAGCGAAAGCGAGCTGGCCGTTTACGTCTCCGCTTTTGAAACATCAGGGTTCACGGGCAGCATAAATTGGTACAGGAACCTTGACCGCAACTGGCGCTTATTGGCGAAAGTGAACCCAATCATCCAGCAGCCGACCCTCATGATCTACGGCGACCGGGATGTGGTTGCGAAGTCTGAAAACCTGACAAAGTTCGTGCCCAATGTGGAAGTGGTTAATCTGGATTGCGGTCATTGGATCCAGGAAGAAAACCCGGAAGAAACAAACCAAGCGATTTTAAAATGGCTGGAACAATGGGAGATGTAG
- a CDS encoding YndJ family transporter: MNSSLKQLMNSLLTPAFPGGIITILIFYLDYFQFELVEKFLLFAAFVIVPLVILLLDHDAKNIYQRLMYVAMKWLQFPAALLTLASVMSSKVWGLESTAIPGILSLGWLLFTLLLGIYGLTTIVIAKGKAAEIAIGAGLVYFFIGGIWFTLYQYQLNLFQANPATHALSSVHFHFSSAIVPIFIGELGRIMMKKSWYPWVVAIDIIGPILIAIGMIFSKPIEYIGVALFACNIVVYTAYLLTYLRKNALDIKATIFLGLSCLAFYTVVVISIFYPLLKNMYSLTIRDFIPIYGALHAFGFVLCGLIGWVFMVDFVKEKANQSAS; this comes from the coding sequence ATGAATAGTTCCTTGAAACAACTAATGAATTCATTATTAACACCAGCGTTTCCCGGTGGGATCATAACCATTCTGATATTTTATCTAGATTACTTTCAATTCGAACTTGTTGAAAAATTTCTGCTGTTTGCGGCTTTCGTTATTGTGCCTCTTGTGATTTTACTTTTGGATCATGACGCGAAGAATATATATCAACGATTGATGTATGTTGCTATGAAGTGGCTTCAATTTCCCGCTGCGCTTCTTACTCTAGCTTCGGTAATGAGTAGTAAGGTGTGGGGGTTAGAAAGTACGGCAATCCCAGGAATTCTGTCCCTTGGGTGGCTACTGTTCACACTGCTGCTTGGCATCTATGGCTTGACCACTATTGTGATCGCTAAAGGAAAAGCAGCGGAAATAGCAATTGGTGCGGGGCTCGTTTATTTTTTCATCGGGGGCATTTGGTTTACCTTATATCAATATCAATTGAACCTTTTCCAAGCTAATCCTGCAACGCACGCGTTAAGCTCGGTTCACTTTCATTTCTCATCTGCAATCGTTCCAATTTTCATTGGTGAACTGGGACGCATCATGATGAAGAAAAGCTGGTATCCCTGGGTTGTTGCCATCGATATCATCGGACCCATCTTGATTGCGATTGGTATGATTTTCTCCAAGCCGATTGAATACATTGGTGTCGCTTTGTTCGCCTGTAATATTGTGGTTTACACCGCTTATCTCCTTACTTACTTGAGGAAAAACGCTTTGGATATTAAGGCAACCATCTTTTTAGGCCTTTCTTGCCTAGCCTTTTACACGGTGGTTGTCATTTCCATCTTCTATCCGTTACTGAAAAATATGTACTCATTAACCATACGCGATTTCATTCCCATTTACGGAGCTCTGCATGCGTTTGGTTTTGTCTTATGTGGACTGATTGGTTGGGTGTTCATGGTAGACTTCGTTAAGGAAAAGGCTAACCAATCGGCTTCATAG
- the rlmH gene encoding 23S rRNA (pseudouridine(1915)-N(3))-methyltransferase RlmH — MFIQIIGVGKLKEKYLTLGIQEYAKRLAPYIKFQMIEVADEKAPDTLSEAEVRAVKEREGERILAHVKSEAHVVALALDGQLWSSEELALEIDKLGTYGTSHVVFVIGGSHGLSDEVLRRAKQRLSFGRMTLPHQLMRLVLVEQIYRAVKINRGEPYHK; from the coding sequence ATGTTTATTCAGATTATTGGCGTAGGCAAATTGAAGGAAAAATATTTGACGCTGGGCATTCAGGAATATGCCAAGCGCCTCGCCCCGTACATCAAGTTTCAGATGATCGAGGTCGCAGACGAAAAGGCGCCCGATACCCTGAGCGAAGCTGAGGTTCGGGCGGTAAAAGAGCGCGAGGGCGAACGCATCCTCGCGCATGTGAAGAGCGAGGCGCATGTTGTTGCGCTCGCGTTGGATGGCCAGCTCTGGAGTTCCGAGGAGCTGGCATTGGAGATCGACAAGCTCGGCACGTATGGGACGAGCCATGTCGTATTTGTCATCGGAGGAAGCCACGGGCTCTCCGATGAGGTGTTGCGCCGCGCGAAGCAGCGCTTGAGCTTCGGGCGCATGACCCTGCCGCATCAGCTTATGCGGCTGGTGCTGGTGGAGCAGATTTATCGCGCTGTGAAGATTAATCGCGGGGAACCGTACCATAAATAG
- a CDS encoding YdeI/OmpD-associated family protein: MAGTMGDVVFFKNQEEFNDWLEEHYAEASEIWVGYFGISTGHASLTWSASVDAALCFGWIDGIRKTIDKQSYKIRFTPRKVNSVWSAVNVKKVKALIQLGKMRPEGMHVFNNRTDAQGYSSEQRNVELAKEYEEQIKANQTAWLFFTNLSPSYKRDSILWVMSAKKEETRLRRLGMLIASSEEGLKFQHCKKIYYRIRKYK; encoded by the coding sequence ATGGCTGGAACAATGGGAGATGTAGTTTTTTTCAAAAACCAAGAAGAGTTTAACGATTGGTTAGAAGAACATTATGCTGAAGCTAGTGAAATTTGGGTGGGCTATTTTGGGATAAGTACAGGGCATGCAAGCCTTACTTGGTCTGCATCAGTAGATGCCGCTCTTTGTTTTGGGTGGATTGACGGTATACGAAAAACCATTGATAAACAAAGCTATAAGATTCGCTTTACTCCGCGCAAAGTAAATAGTGTATGGAGTGCTGTGAACGTAAAGAAGGTAAAAGCACTAATACAGCTTGGAAAGATGAGACCAGAAGGAATGCACGTCTTTAACAACAGAACCGATGCACAAGGCTATTCCTCTGAACAAAGAAACGTGGAACTTGCCAAAGAATATGAAGAACAAATCAAGGCAAATCAAACAGCCTGGTTATTCTTCACTAATTTATCACCATCCTATAAAAGAGATTCTATCTTGTGGGTAATGAGCGCCAAGAAAGAAGAAACACGATTAAGAAGGCTTGGAATGTTGATCGCTTCATCTGAAGAAGGGTTAAAATTTCAACATTGCAAAAAAATATATTACAGAATAAGGAAATATAAATAA
- a CDS encoding aldehyde dehydrogenase family protein, giving the protein MTTQADQETVIVEAFINGQNVKSLSQLAKENPTNPSEIVGYFPVTTKEQAVEAIEAAAGAFKTWKQTSIDERIIMMRNAIEKIRAAENEIVHLLSREHGKPLYDAHGEIYVSLMWMEFACNEAKSALQEEIKEHENGKTILSYDPIGVVAAISPWNYPIALSTIKIAPALLAGNTIVLKPSPFAPLAAAKVAEIIASEFPAGVINVVHGDADVGVELTTNSHVTKIAFTGGTATAKHIIKAASETIKDMTLELGGNDAAIFLESFDVHDERAMRRIVISNFLTAGQICMIAKRVYVHRSIYDEFVEKYIEAANRWIRIGDPFDPNTTVGPVNNLKQKDYVLGLVEDAQKRGAKVIPLGQILDQKLFDQGYYLQPTLVLGCDVHDPIVVEEQFGPTVPILPFDDEEQVIHLHNESIYGLTSSVWGKEEDAISVARQLEAGTTMINTAAVQGLDVRFPFGGVKQSGIGREYGAEGIRTYTEKHVINVPKTLDLPYIPE; this is encoded by the coding sequence ATGACGACGCAAGCAGACCAAGAGACAGTTATCGTTGAAGCGTTCATTAATGGTCAAAATGTAAAATCCCTTTCGCAGTTAGCAAAAGAGAATCCGACAAACCCATCCGAGATCGTAGGCTATTTCCCTGTTACTACGAAAGAACAAGCGGTTGAAGCGATTGAAGCAGCGGCAGGGGCTTTTAAAACATGGAAGCAGACCTCTATTGATGAACGCATTATTATGATGCGAAATGCGATCGAGAAGATTAGAGCAGCTGAGAATGAAATTGTTCATTTGCTGTCCAGAGAGCATGGCAAGCCCCTGTATGATGCACACGGTGAAATTTATGTTTCGTTAATGTGGATGGAATTTGCTTGTAATGAAGCCAAATCGGCTTTACAGGAAGAGATCAAAGAGCATGAGAATGGTAAAACGATTCTTTCCTATGATCCAATTGGTGTGGTGGCAGCGATTAGTCCATGGAACTATCCCATTGCTTTATCTACCATTAAGATCGCTCCTGCCTTGCTTGCGGGCAACACGATTGTGCTTAAACCAAGCCCGTTTGCACCACTGGCGGCAGCGAAGGTAGCAGAGATTATTGCGAGTGAGTTCCCGGCTGGTGTAATCAATGTCGTTCATGGTGATGCGGATGTAGGCGTTGAATTGACTACCAATTCTCATGTCACAAAGATCGCCTTCACAGGTGGCACCGCGACCGCTAAGCATATTATCAAAGCAGCTTCGGAAACGATTAAAGATATGACGCTTGAGCTTGGTGGTAATGATGCGGCTATCTTCTTGGAAAGCTTTGATGTTCATGATGAGCGAGCAATGCGCCGCATTGTCATTTCTAATTTCTTGACAGCAGGACAGATCTGTATGATCGCCAAACGTGTGTATGTACACCGTTCTATTTATGATGAGTTTGTGGAAAAATATATCGAGGCGGCTAATCGCTGGATTCGAATCGGTGATCCATTTGATCCAAATACGACAGTAGGTCCGGTTAATAACCTGAAGCAGAAAGATTACGTGCTTGGTTTGGTTGAAGATGCACAAAAGCGCGGGGCTAAGGTCATCCCTCTCGGTCAAATTTTGGATCAGAAGCTGTTTGACCAAGGTTACTACCTACAACCTACGCTTGTTCTGGGTTGCGATGTTCATGATCCGATTGTAGTAGAGGAACAGTTTGGCCCTACGGTTCCGATTCTGCCATTTGACGATGAAGAGCAGGTTATTCATCTACACAATGAAAGCATATATGGATTGACGAGTTCTGTGTGGGGCAAAGAAGAGGATGCCATCTCCGTCGCACGTCAACTCGAAGCGGGAACGACAATGATCAATACTGCTGCTGTTCAAGGTCTGGATGTTCGCTTCCCTTTCGGTGGGGTTAAGCAATCTGGTATTGGTCGTGAATACGGCGCGGAAGGTATCCGCACGTATACAGAAAAGCATGTCATCAACGTTCCAAAGACACTGGATCTTCCTTATATACCAGAGTAA
- a CDS encoding right-handed parallel beta-helix repeat-containing protein, translating to MEYHVSIHGNDQGKGTADQPLRTISRAAAHAMAGDTVIVHAGVYREWVNPANGGTAEHRIVYRSAGDGEVVITGAEQITNWNSEGNHVWSTEVLNSLFSVRNPYEVELSGDWLFDGPFPIHLGDVYLDGKSLYECDSIESVHNPIVWSEAKYPKDSLLKWYAEVGSTTTKIWAHFGGKDPRKENVEINVRPYCFWPEKPGVNYITVSGFTLRQASPQWAPPTDYQEGLIGPHWSKGWIIENNIISESKCVGISLGTEIGTGHSNSLEKHSKGGTQREQEVILRALRSGWHKDNIGSHIVRGNVIHDCEQAGIVGHMGAVFSRIYQNRIYNIHHKRLRHGAEVAGIKLHASLDTQISENIMYSCYRALWLDWQAQGTRISRNVFFDNLSEDLFVEVCHGPYMVDHNLFLSPMNFRNMAQGGAFAHNLFAGRFVVRSEITRITPYHFPHETAMAGYSNITGGDDRYYNNIFIGDNDPNKEPVPITFFEHLPLKPRDEVGEDGKTVMDGVPDNSICYLHAVGLGGYDQHPDVKDKKWWEYTKEELLELGDAAKDFFIGNAVLPVAMGGNLYLNDAVPSRHEPQAKIVAQKGVKIEIDPTQGRVHIQINEPELLRGTSAMLVTTNLLGKTYHANMKFEEPDSTPYHFDSDFFGTKRPDAVVTPGPFEITEQGTIDFEI from the coding sequence ATGGAATATCATGTATCCATACATGGGAATGATCAAGGAAAAGGAACAGCGGATCAACCCCTTCGTACCATATCACGCGCTGCGGCTCATGCCATGGCCGGTGATACAGTTATTGTTCATGCGGGAGTATACAGGGAATGGGTTAACCCGGCTAATGGAGGAACAGCGGAGCATAGAATCGTATATCGATCCGCAGGAGACGGGGAAGTCGTGATTACAGGAGCTGAACAGATTACCAACTGGAATTCTGAAGGAAACCATGTCTGGAGCACAGAAGTGCTCAATTCCCTCTTTTCCGTTCGCAATCCCTATGAGGTAGAGCTCAGTGGAGACTGGTTGTTTGACGGGCCCTTCCCAATTCATCTCGGCGATGTCTATTTGGATGGCAAATCATTGTATGAATGCGATAGTATTGAAAGCGTTCACAACCCTATAGTTTGGTCTGAAGCCAAGTATCCCAAGGATTCATTGTTAAAATGGTATGCCGAGGTTGGTTCTACGACAACCAAAATATGGGCCCATTTTGGCGGAAAGGATCCTCGTAAGGAAAATGTAGAAATTAATGTACGTCCTTATTGCTTCTGGCCTGAGAAACCGGGAGTTAACTACATTACCGTAAGCGGTTTCACTCTTCGTCAGGCCTCCCCCCAATGGGCGCCACCTACAGACTACCAGGAAGGATTGATTGGACCTCACTGGAGCAAGGGCTGGATTATTGAAAACAATATAATCAGTGAATCCAAATGCGTTGGTATTAGTCTGGGTACCGAAATCGGTACAGGTCACAGCAACTCTTTGGAGAAGCATAGTAAAGGCGGTACTCAACGCGAGCAGGAGGTTATTTTACGAGCATTACGCTCCGGCTGGCATAAGGATAACATCGGCAGTCACATCGTTCGAGGTAATGTGATTCATGATTGTGAACAGGCAGGCATTGTGGGTCATATGGGAGCAGTCTTCAGCCGCATTTATCAAAACCGTATTTATAATATTCACCACAAACGACTCAGACACGGTGCCGAAGTTGCGGGAATTAAACTGCATGCTTCACTGGATACTCAAATTAGCGAAAATATAATGTATAGCTGTTACCGTGCGCTTTGGCTGGACTGGCAGGCACAGGGCACTCGCATCAGCCGTAATGTATTTTTTGACAATCTTTCGGAGGACCTCTTCGTTGAGGTTTGCCATGGTCCGTATATGGTCGATCACAACCTATTTCTCTCTCCGATGAATTTCAGAAATATGGCTCAGGGCGGGGCATTTGCTCATAATTTGTTTGCAGGCCGATTTGTAGTTCGTTCCGAAATTACTCGTATTACGCCATATCACTTCCCTCACGAAACGGCTATGGCCGGATACTCTAATATCACTGGAGGCGATGACAGGTACTACAACAATATCTTTATAGGTGACAATGATCCTAATAAGGAGCCTGTGCCCATCACCTTTTTTGAGCATCTTCCGCTTAAACCAAGAGATGAAGTTGGAGAGGACGGGAAGACGGTCATGGATGGTGTTCCGGACAATTCCATATGTTATCTGCATGCTGTGGGACTTGGCGGCTACGATCAACATCCTGATGTGAAAGATAAAAAATGGTGGGAATACACCAAAGAGGAGCTTCTTGAGCTTGGCGATGCGGCGAAGGATTTCTTTATAGGCAATGCCGTTCTTCCGGTGGCTATGGGCGGAAATTTATATCTTAACGATGCGGTTCCAAGTCGTCACGAACCCCAAGCGAAGATAGTTGCACAGAAGGGCGTAAAAATTGAGATTGACCCTACGCAAGGTAGGGTGCACATTCAAATCAATGAGCCCGAACTGCTTCGGGGAACCTCTGCAATGTTAGTTACCACGAATCTGCTTGGAAAGACTTATCACGCCAACATGAAGTTTGAGGAGCCGGACAGCACTCCATATCATTTTGACTCTGATTTCTTCGGAACAAAGAGACCCGATGCAGTTGTCACACCTGGTCCCTTTGAAATAACCGAACAGGGTACGATTGATTTTGAAATTTAG
- a CDS encoding HEAT repeat domain-containing protein — protein sequence MTNNHEVGAVNELPENFEELKRAANRTSSWRDRLNAVNELGNWDTAPTIKLLQHVLKNDQVFQVREAAYHKLKQLDEDVQMPAKNKGELFKGTNKILLRIKKSLPEGHTFEEFKEKLQKTRLDLYDTYEGDKDAEFDSWLHGIWETLGRR from the coding sequence TTGACGAACAACCATGAAGTTGGAGCAGTGAACGAACTACCGGAGAACTTTGAAGAGCTCAAACGAGCGGCTAACCGGACGTCAAGCTGGAGAGACAGACTGAATGCGGTGAACGAATTGGGAAACTGGGATACAGCCCCTACCATTAAGTTACTTCAGCATGTTTTGAAAAATGATCAAGTGTTCCAGGTGCGTGAAGCCGCATATCACAAGCTGAAACAGTTGGATGAAGATGTACAAATGCCTGCCAAAAACAAAGGCGAGCTGTTTAAAGGTACTAACAAAATTTTGCTGCGGATCAAAAAAAGCCTTCCTGAAGGTCATACATTTGAGGAATTTAAGGAAAAACTGCAAAAGACACGTCTGGATCTCTATGATACTTACGAGGGCGACAAAGATGCTGAGTTCGACTCCTGGCTCCATGGAATTTGGGAGACACTAGGTAGAAGATAG
- a CDS encoding 5-methyltetrahydropteroyltriglutamate--homocysteine S-methyltransferase: MIPFRNDHVGSFLRPADLSQAREQYKSGNITYEELRAVEDKEITRIIEKQKENGVLAVTDGEFRRSWWHFDFLGGLDGVELYEQIDGPKFHNMQTRKGGIRVVGKVDFSSHPFVEDFEFLKKHAGDAVAKQTIPSPNMLLYRLENGANIYTDREQFLQDTIAAYQKAIQAFYDAGCRYLQLDDTAWADLFSEAGHDKLRAKGLEPAEELKTMQRMINETLAHKPADLVVTMHICRGNYKSNYFSTGGYEYASEVIFGGLNVDGLFLEFDDERSGGFEPLQYVNRKDLKIVLGLLTSKTGELEDKEQIKARIAEAATYVPLEQLCLSPQCGFSSTEEGNILTEEQQWRKLRYVKEIAEEVWN; the protein is encoded by the coding sequence ATGATACCATTTCGTAATGATCATGTAGGTAGCTTTCTACGTCCTGCAGATTTAAGTCAGGCACGTGAACAATATAAATCAGGCAACATCACATATGAGGAATTAAGAGCTGTGGAAGATAAAGAGATTACTCGAATTATTGAAAAGCAAAAGGAAAATGGCGTATTGGCAGTTACGGATGGTGAATTCCGCAGAAGCTGGTGGCATTTTGATTTTCTGGGCGGCTTGGATGGCGTAGAGTTGTATGAGCAAATAGACGGACCGAAATTCCATAATATGCAAACGCGCAAGGGCGGGATTCGTGTTGTGGGTAAAGTTGATTTCTCGAGTCATCCCTTTGTTGAGGATTTTGAGTTTTTGAAAAAGCATGCAGGTGACGCAGTGGCGAAACAGACCATTCCAAGTCCCAACATGCTTCTATATCGGTTGGAAAATGGCGCCAATATCTATACGGACCGGGAGCAATTCCTTCAGGATACGATTGCGGCGTATCAAAAAGCCATTCAAGCTTTCTATGATGCGGGGTGCCGATACCTGCAATTAGATGATACCGCTTGGGCAGACCTATTCTCAGAAGCTGGTCATGATAAGCTGCGTGCCAAAGGTCTGGAACCGGCAGAAGAGTTGAAAACGATGCAGCGAATGATTAACGAAACTTTGGCTCATAAACCGGCGGATTTAGTTGTGACGATGCATATTTGTCGTGGTAACTATAAATCAAATTATTTCTCAACGGGTGGTTACGAGTACGCTTCTGAAGTTATCTTTGGTGGCTTAAACGTAGATGGATTATTCCTGGAATTTGATGATGAGCGCTCAGGTGGCTTCGAGCCTTTACAATATGTGAATCGAAAAGATTTGAAAATCGTGCTTGGTTTACTTACTTCGAAAACAGGCGAGTTAGAGGATAAAGAACAGATTAAAGCTCGGATTGCAGAGGCGGCAACCTATGTACCACTTGAGCAACTTTGTTTAAGCCCACAATGCGGCTTTTCTTCCACGGAAGAAGGCAATATTTTAACGGAAGAACAACAATGGCGTAAACTTCGTTATGTGAAGGAAATTGCAGAAGAAGTTTGGAATTAA
- a CDS encoding S1C family serine protease, with protein sequence MGLFGDDFYSTKVSRRAEPEQKGKLQIIRPGGRARGRDRWSNPRRSRTGISSTVKVAVISSVISSIVTVMLFSFITQPASLPLANATGNGGGGGAQTAQAADPYDRIIQAAAHVRPSVVSIVNHKTGSSLSMEDSALGSGVIFKKEDGKAYIMTNHHVVEGASDLEIVTVDGETHKAKLVGKDRVSDIAVLSAEDKGLGAVAEIGDSSKLQRGQTVLAIGNPLGLGGTLTSGIVSYTDRILPVSINQDGVYDWEQNVIQTDAAINEGNSGGALVDLNGKVVGINTMKISDTGVEGLGFAIPMNEVMKTVDSLLLNGKVSRPYLGVYTVDLSNPYAPLDDEQRKDLKLPSHVDSGVVVLEASGPASEAGMKLNDVITEFDGQKITSTLDLRKYLYDEKKIGDTIEVTFYRDGKVEKVSVKLTDKPE encoded by the coding sequence ATGGGATTGTTTGGAGACGATTTTTATTCAACCAAAGTATCAAGACGCGCCGAACCTGAACAGAAAGGCAAACTTCAGATCATCCGCCCTGGAGGCAGAGCACGTGGACGTGACCGCTGGAGCAATCCGCGCAGATCACGTACGGGAATCAGTTCCACAGTTAAGGTAGCTGTGATTAGCTCAGTGATCAGCTCCATCGTGACCGTCATGCTGTTTAGCTTCATCACACAGCCCGCTTCGTTACCGCTGGCTAATGCTACAGGTAATGGTGGTGGAGGCGGTGCACAGACAGCGCAGGCAGCTGATCCATACGACCGGATTATCCAGGCAGCAGCACACGTTCGTCCTTCCGTGGTGAGCATTGTGAACCATAAAACGGGTAGCAGTCTATCGATGGAAGATTCGGCGCTGGGCTCAGGGGTCATTTTCAAGAAGGAAGATGGCAAAGCTTATATTATGACCAACCACCACGTTGTGGAGGGTGCGAGTGATCTGGAGATTGTGACCGTAGATGGGGAGACACACAAAGCGAAGCTGGTCGGTAAAGACCGTGTAAGTGACATTGCTGTACTATCCGCAGAGGATAAAGGGCTGGGTGCAGTGGCGGAGATCGGTGATTCCAGCAAGCTTCAGCGTGGTCAAACGGTGCTGGCGATCGGAAATCCGCTCGGTCTGGGTGGTACGCTTACATCCGGTATTGTCAGTTACACGGATCGTATTCTACCGGTATCGATTAATCAGGACGGGGTGTACGACTGGGAGCAAAACGTGATCCAGACGGATGCGGCGATTAATGAAGGTAATAGCGGCGGTGCACTCGTCGATCTGAACGGCAAAGTGGTCGGCATCAACACGATGAAGATCTCGGATACCGGCGTTGAAGGTCTTGGCTTTGCGATTCCGATGAACGAAGTGATGAAAACGGTCGATTCTCTGTTACTGAACGGTAAAGTATCTCGTCCATATCTTGGCGTGTACACGGTGGATCTGAGCAACCCTTATGCACCACTGGATGACGAGCAGCGTAAGGATCTGAAGCTGCCATCTCATGTGGACAGCGGTGTGGTTGTGCTGGAAGCATCTGGTCCAGCATCCGAAGCCGGCATGAAGCTGAATGATGTCATTACGGAATTTGACGGGCAAAAAATTACCTCCACGCTGGATCTACGGAAATATCTGTACGATGAGAAGAAGATTGGGGATACGATTGAAGTGACCTTCTACCGGGATGGCAAAGTGGAGAAAGTATCGGTGAAGCTGACGGATAAACCGGAGTAG
- a CDS encoding phosphotransferase enzyme family protein produces the protein MDKKIKLLFTKDILKESAQCFGIRENSIIELNGFQNFVYSGVVGNREVILRITHVTHRNELLTRAELDFIMFLADRGMKVARPIQSSSGDLIHIIDGSFIVTAFEKAPGRNAVIAEESNTFYENIGQMVGKIHKLSLNYSTQNPRHEWSGNTLLESFKKYCPLELHSNYDRLINEISALPKEKNTYGLIHGDISPGNYLNDGDKAFIIDYDEVEYSWFVSDIATPLFYEIPIPWVVSGDVRKEIAKRYYCNFLNGYCKEYTLSQSQLNKVPLFINLRQARVLAALYRSRDFNAPDWTEWYEQARRFYYENLLNNTPYIDMDFLS, from the coding sequence ATGGATAAAAAGATTAAACTACTATTCACAAAAGATATATTGAAAGAGTCCGCACAATGTTTTGGAATACGTGAGAACTCCATTATCGAATTAAATGGGTTTCAAAATTTCGTTTATTCCGGCGTCGTTGGAAATAGAGAAGTCATTTTAAGAATTACGCATGTCACCCATCGAAATGAATTATTAACAAGAGCGGAACTAGATTTCATCATGTTTCTGGCTGATCGCGGAATGAAAGTAGCAAGGCCTATTCAATCTTCATCAGGGGATCTTATTCATATCATTGACGGGTCCTTTATCGTGACAGCTTTTGAGAAAGCACCAGGCAGAAATGCAGTAATCGCCGAGGAGAGCAATACGTTTTATGAAAATATTGGACAAATGGTCGGGAAAATACATAAGTTATCGCTTAATTACTCGACCCAAAACCCACGCCATGAATGGAGTGGTAATACTCTATTAGAATCTTTTAAGAAGTATTGTCCGTTAGAATTACACAGTAACTATGATCGTTTAATTAATGAAATTAGTGCCCTGCCCAAGGAAAAAAATACATACGGTCTTATTCATGGGGATATCAGCCCTGGCAATTATCTTAATGATGGGGACAAAGCCTTTATTATTGACTATGATGAGGTGGAATATAGCTGGTTTGTTTCTGATATTGCTACACCATTATTTTATGAAATCCCAATTCCTTGGGTTGTGTCTGGAGATGTGAGGAAGGAGATTGCAAAACGCTACTATTGCAACTTCTTAAATGGCTATTGCAAGGAATACACTCTAAGCCAAAGCCAGTTAAACAAAGTTCCACTATTTATAAATTTAAGGCAAGCTAGAGTTTTAGCTGCGCTCTATAGAAGCAGAGACTTTAACGCTCCTGATTGGACTGAATGGTATGAGCAAGCCCGACGCTTTTACTATGAAAATTTATTAAATAACACGCCTTATATTGATATGGACTTTTTGAGTTAA
- a CDS encoding CxxH/CxxC protein translates to MYVVCKEHVDIAIDMFVDEYEDAPDIVDLKETEFADWDPPAKCAECEQHAEFLVV, encoded by the coding sequence ATGTACGTTGTATGCAAAGAACACGTGGACATTGCCATCGATATGTTTGTCGATGAGTATGAGGACGCTCCAGATATCGTTGATTTGAAGGAGACGGAATTTGCCGACTGGGACCCGCCTGCGAAGTGCGCCGAGTGCGAACAGCACGCGGAATTCCTCGTCGTTTAG